A genome region from Carassius carassius chromosome 23, fCarCar2.1, whole genome shotgun sequence includes the following:
- the LOC132101943 gene encoding heat shock factor protein 4 isoform X2 has protein sequence MQENPGSIGVDGGYASNVPAFLTKLWTLVEDPETSHLICWSTTGTSFHVFDQGRFAKEVLPKYFKHNNMASFVRQLNMYGFRKVVNIEQSGLVKPERDDTEFQHLYFLQGHEHLLEHIKRKVSIVKSEDTKVRQEDLSKLLYEVQVLRSQQENMEMQMQDMKQQNDVLWREVVSLRQNHTQQQKVMNKLIQFLFSQMQSNTPSTVGMKRKLPLMLDDGSSTPPASKFSHSHSAESLQESFYIQSPSTESASCSTSNVMTGGPIISDVTEISQSGTMALQMQAEESREKCLMLIKEEPVSPGVQGRGEGVPLGSCEVCTEPPVLPVAMVQSVLEGRGSNLGERRAKRPMLERSEIPDGVENVDMSLEDLQLLLRSHQQSMETSAAAMDPFTFSLSLNEWNFTEMDPTLKSYMFQGQEMETFPTAGYEEQ, from the exons ATGCAGGAGAACCCGGGCTCTATAGGTGTGGATGGAGGATATGCCAGCAACGTACCTGCTTTCCTCACTAAACTCTGGACTCTTGTTGAGGACCCAGAGACCAGTCATCTGATTTGCTGGAGTACT ACGGGCACCAGCTTCCATGTTTTTGACCAGGGCAGGTTTGCCAAAGAGGTTCTGCCCAAATACTTCAAACACAATAACATGGCAAGCTTTGTACGCCAGCTCAACATGT ACGGCTTCAGGAAGGTGGTGAATATTGAGCAGAGTGGGCTGGTGAAGCCCGAGCGAGATGACACCGAGTTCCAGCACCTCTATTTCCTCCAGGGTCACGAGCATCTGCTTGAACACATTAAGCGCAAG gtgTCAATAGTGAAGAGCGAGGACACCAAAGTGCGGCAGGAGGACTTGAGTAAGTTGTTGTATGAGGTGCAGGTGCTACGAAGCCAACAAGAGAACATGGAGATGCAGATGCAGGATATGAAACA GCAAAATGATGTTCTGTGGAGGGAGGTGGTGTCACTGAGACAGAATCACACACAGCAGCAGAAAGTCATGAACAAG CTGATTCAGTTCCTGTTTAGCCAGATGCAGTCCAACACTCCCAGCACTGTGGGAATGAAGAGAAAGCT TCCTCTCATGCTGGATGATGGCAGCTCCACCCCTCCTGCCTCAAAATTCAGCCATAGCCACTCCGCAGAGTCCTTACAAGAATCTTTCTATATCCAGTCG CCATCCACAGAAAGTGCATCCTGCTCCACTAGCAATGTGATGACAGGAGGGCCAATAATCTCTGATGTCACTGAAATCTCACAGTCCGGCACCATGGCTTTACAAATGCAGGCAGAGGAATCTAG AGAAAAGTGTCTGATGCTGATTAAGGAAGAGCCAGTGAGTCCAGGGGTACAGGGACGAGGAGAGGGTGTACCACTCGGCTCCTGTGAGGTGTGCACTGAACCCCCCGTCCTCCCTGTTGCCATGGTGCAGTCCGTCCTAGAGGGCCGAGGATCTAATTTGGGAGAGAGAAGGGCCAAAAGACCCATGCTGGAGAG ATCAGAGATTCCTGATGGTGTGGAGAATGTTGACATGAGCCTGGAGGATTTACAGCTGCTTCTGAGGAGCCACCAGCAGAGCATGGAAACCAGTGCTGCAGCAATGGAT CCCTTCACATTTAGTCTATCTTTGAACGAGTGGAACTTCACAGAAATGGACCCAACCCTGAAATCA
- the LOC132101943 gene encoding heat shock factor protein 4 isoform X1 — protein MQENPGSIGVDGGYASNVPAFLTKLWTLVEDPETSHLICWSTTGTSFHVFDQGRFAKEVLPKYFKHNNMASFVRQLNMYGFRKVVNIEQSGLVKPERDDTEFQHLYFLQGHEHLLEHIKRKVSIVKSEDTKVRQEDLSKLLYEVQVLRSQQENMEMQMQDMKQQNDVLWREVVSLRQNHTQQQKVMNKLIQFLFSQMQSNTPSTVGMKRKLPLMLDDGSSTPPASKFSHSHSAESLQESFYIQSPSTESASCSTSNVMTGGPIISDVTEISQSGTMALQMQAEESREKCLMLIKEEPVSPGVQGRGEGVPLGSCEVCTEPPVLPVAMVQSVLEGRGSNLGERRAKRPMLERSEIPDGVENVDMSLEDLQLLLRSHQQSMETSAAAMDPFTFSLSLNEWNFTEMDPTLKSELANALIPAAVSQYMFQGQEMETFPTAGYEEQ, from the exons ATGCAGGAGAACCCGGGCTCTATAGGTGTGGATGGAGGATATGCCAGCAACGTACCTGCTTTCCTCACTAAACTCTGGACTCTTGTTGAGGACCCAGAGACCAGTCATCTGATTTGCTGGAGTACT ACGGGCACCAGCTTCCATGTTTTTGACCAGGGCAGGTTTGCCAAAGAGGTTCTGCCCAAATACTTCAAACACAATAACATGGCAAGCTTTGTACGCCAGCTCAACATGT ACGGCTTCAGGAAGGTGGTGAATATTGAGCAGAGTGGGCTGGTGAAGCCCGAGCGAGATGACACCGAGTTCCAGCACCTCTATTTCCTCCAGGGTCACGAGCATCTGCTTGAACACATTAAGCGCAAG gtgTCAATAGTGAAGAGCGAGGACACCAAAGTGCGGCAGGAGGACTTGAGTAAGTTGTTGTATGAGGTGCAGGTGCTACGAAGCCAACAAGAGAACATGGAGATGCAGATGCAGGATATGAAACA GCAAAATGATGTTCTGTGGAGGGAGGTGGTGTCACTGAGACAGAATCACACACAGCAGCAGAAAGTCATGAACAAG CTGATTCAGTTCCTGTTTAGCCAGATGCAGTCCAACACTCCCAGCACTGTGGGAATGAAGAGAAAGCT TCCTCTCATGCTGGATGATGGCAGCTCCACCCCTCCTGCCTCAAAATTCAGCCATAGCCACTCCGCAGAGTCCTTACAAGAATCTTTCTATATCCAGTCG CCATCCACAGAAAGTGCATCCTGCTCCACTAGCAATGTGATGACAGGAGGGCCAATAATCTCTGATGTCACTGAAATCTCACAGTCCGGCACCATGGCTTTACAAATGCAGGCAGAGGAATCTAG AGAAAAGTGTCTGATGCTGATTAAGGAAGAGCCAGTGAGTCCAGGGGTACAGGGACGAGGAGAGGGTGTACCACTCGGCTCCTGTGAGGTGTGCACTGAACCCCCCGTCCTCCCTGTTGCCATGGTGCAGTCCGTCCTAGAGGGCCGAGGATCTAATTTGGGAGAGAGAAGGGCCAAAAGACCCATGCTGGAGAG ATCAGAGATTCCTGATGGTGTGGAGAATGTTGACATGAGCCTGGAGGATTTACAGCTGCTTCTGAGGAGCCACCAGCAGAGCATGGAAACCAGTGCTGCAGCAATGGAT CCCTTCACATTTAGTCTATCTTTGAACGAGTGGAACTTCACAGAAATGGACCCAACCCTGAAATCA